One Lepidochelys kempii isolate rLepKem1 chromosome 12, rLepKem1.hap2, whole genome shotgun sequence genomic region harbors:
- the GABARAPL2 gene encoding gamma-aminobutyric acid receptor-associated protein-like 2, with protein MKWMFKEDHALEHRCVESAKIRAKYPDRVPVIVEKVSGSQIVDIDKRKYLVPSDITVAQFMWIIRKRIQLPSEKAIFLFVDKTVPQSSLTMGQLYEKEKDEDGFLYVAYSGENTFGF; from the exons ATGAAGTGGATGTTCAAGGAGGATCATGCGCTGG AGCACAGATGTGTAGAGTCTGCAAAAATCCGAGCCAAATACCCAGACCGTGTGCCA GTCATTGTGGAAAAGGTCTCAGGCTCTCAGATTGTTGACATTGATAAGAGGAAGTATCTGGTTCCATCTGACATCACTGTGGCCCAATTCATGTGGATCATCAGGAAGAGGATTCAACTGCCATCTGAGAAAGCAATATTCCTCTTTGTAGACAAGACTgtcccacagtccag CCTAACTATGGGGCAGCTTTATGAGAAGGAGAAGGATGAGGATGGATTCTTATATGTGGCCTACAGTGGAGAAAACACATTTGGCTTCTGA